The DNA sequence CCAGGGCCTCGGGATCGGTGGGCACCTTGGAGTCGGGGTGGCGGGCGGCCAGCTCGGCCACGATGCGCGGGGACGCGGACCCCACATGGTGCACATGCAGCTCCGCCTTGGGCAGTCCGGCGATGAAGGTGGTGAGATCGGCCAACGAAACCTCCGTAAGACGGCCGCCGACGGCGGGTTCCGGTCATCGTATTGGGTGGCGCCGACGGGCCGGCCACAGGCCGTAGCATGGGCGGACGTCTTTGTGGGGGAGCTCCATGGCCGACCAGCACGACCCGTCCGAGCCGCAGGATGAGCCGCGGCGACCCGGGCAGCCGAAGCCCGAGCCGCGGGACCGCGATCCCTGGGCTCCGCCGGCGCAGCGGGTCGCGCAGGACGGACCGGACAACGGCACGAGGGGCGGACAAGGCGGACAAGGCGAACAGGGCCGACCGGCTCCCCGGCCCGCGGTGGCCGAGCAGCCGACGCTCACCTCCCACCCCGCCATGCCGAGGCCGATGCCTGCGCCGCCCCCGCCCCCGGCGAGCCCCGTACGGCCGTCGGGCTCCGTGCCCCCGCCGAGCGCGGTGCCCCCGCCGCCGCCCGCGCCGACCGGCCCCGGCACCCCGAGCGCCTACCCGTCCGGGCCGTACGGACCGGCGGGCCACGGCCAGCCCGGATACGGGCAGAACGGATACGGCCAGGCCGGGTACGGGCAGAACGGTTACGGGCAGCAGGCGCCCGCGTCCTACCAGCAGGCCCCGTACGGCGCGGCGGCCGGCCATCCCGGCTACGGCTACCCGGGCACCGCCTACCCCGGTTCCGGTTATCCCGGTGCCGCCTACCCCGCCGGGGCGTACGGCCAGGGCTGGCCCGGTGGCACCTATGTGCCGAACAACGGCCATGGCACGGCCGCCCTGGTGCTCGGCATCATCGGCCTGATCCTCTTCGCGAGCGTCGCCTTCGGCATCATCCTCGGTGTGCTCGCGATCATCTTCGGGCTGCTCGGCCGTGCCAAGGCGGCCAGGGGCGAGGCGAACAACGGCGGTTCGGCGCTCGCCGGGGTGATCCTCGGAGTGGTCGCCGTGGTGGCGAGCGTCGCCATGCTCTTCGTCTATGTCGCCGTCTCGGACGACGACTCGGACAACGGTGACGATCCGGGCTATGCCAAGGCCCCGGCCGCGGTGGTGCTCCCGCTCGCCGATATCAGCCGCTGACGCGCCTCCATCAGCGCGAAGCCCAGCAGATTGAGCCCGCGCCAGCGGGCGGGATCCGCCGCCCGCTCGTCGTCCGCCGCGAGTCCGATGCCCCACACCCGGTCCACCGGGCTCGCCTCCACCAGCACCCGCGATCCCGTGTCGAGCAGATAGGCGCGCAGCTCGGGGTGGTGGCCGAACTTGTGCACATTGCCCTCGACCACGAGATCGAAGCGACGGCGCCGCCACGTCTCCTCGTCGAAGCCGCGCACCGCGCGGCCCGCGTCCTTGGCCTGCTTGGGGTGGGAGGCGCCGAGCGCTCGCCGCTCGGCCTCCGCGTCGCCGAACAGCCGCGCCTTGCCCGCCATCATCCAGTGCTCGGCCGTCGCATAGGTGATCCCGTCCACGGTGAACGGCGAGGGCCACCACTGGCTGAAACACCCCGAACCCACGCTTCCGTCCGGCCGGGGCCGATGGCCCCAGAACCAGAGGTACTTGACGCGCTCACCACGCGCCGTCCGCTCGACCAGCTCCTCGACCGACCGGGGACCCCCGTCCGCCGCAACCGATTCCGCCGCCCCGTTCGTCTCCATGCCCGGGATTCTCGCATCCGCCACCGACAGCGCCGCCGACCTGGGCAATTGAGCTGCCCAGGGATAAGTCGTGCTCATAACATTGCCCGGACGTTCATCAGGAGGGGAGACCGACGATGTCCAGCAGCACGCCCGGTCCGCAGCAGGGACCGTACGACGCCGAAGCCAATCCTTACGCCACGCCCACGCCGCCGGCCCAGCCACCGCAGTACCCGGCCCAGCCGCCGCAGTACCCCGGGGCCGGCTACCCCGCCGCGCCGCCCGTCTACCCCGGGGCAGCCGGAACGCCGATGCACATGAACAACGGCATGGGCACGGCCGCGCTGGTCTGCGGCATCGTCGGCCTGGTCTGCGGGATCACCTACTTCCTGTGGGTCTTCGCGATCATCCTCGGCATCCTGGCGATCATCTTCGGCGCCGTCGGCAAGGGGAAGGTCGGCAGGGGGGAGGCGAACAACGGAGGCTCGGCGACCGCCGGTCTGGTCTGCGGAATCATCGGCATGGTGCTCCCGGCGATCTACCTCGCGGCGCTGGACGCCGCCCTCGACTCCATCTTCTAGTCCGAGAGTCCGAGTTCGCCGTCCGAGCTTCCCGTCCGCGCTTCCCATCCGGGTTCTGATCACTGAATCCGTCGCGAAACCAAAAAGCAACAACGGAATCCCTTGTTGAAGCGAAGGCTCTCTGTCAGGATCGGCCTTCGATTCCGGTTGGAGCTACGCCGCCCGCCCTGGGCGGACCGGCGGAGGAGAGCACGCGATGGATCAGCGGTTCGATGTGACGGAGCGGTTCGCCGAGGGCGCGCAGTACATCGCGGGCCGGCTGTGCCAGGGCGGCTCCGAGAACACGTACCAGGTCGTGGATCCGGCCACCGGCGAGCGGGTGTTCGACTACCGGCTCGCCGGTCCGGCCGATGTCGACGCCGCTGTGGCCGCCGCCGAGGCGGCCTTTCCCGTATGGGCGGGCGCCACGCCCGGCGAGCGGTCCGACGCCCTGCACCGCTTCGCCGCGGCGCTCACCGCGCGGGCCGACGACCTCGCCCATGCCGAGTCGTCGCAGTGCGGCAAACCCATCAAGCTCAGCACCGAGTTCGATGTGCCCGGCACCATCGACAACACCGCCTTCTTCGCGGGCGCTGCCCGCCACGTGGAAGGCAAGGCCGCGGCCGAGTACAGCGGCGACCACACCTCGTACGTCCGCCGCGAACCCATTGGGGTCATCGGTTCCATCGCGCCCTGGAACTACCCCCTCCAGATGGCCGCCTGGAAGGTCCTCCCGGCCATCGCCGCGGGCAACACCATCGTGCTGAAGCCCGCCGAACTGACGCCCCTGACCTCGCTGATGTTCGCTCAGGCGGCCACCGAGGCGGGCCTCCCGGACGGTGTGGTCAACGTGGTGAGCGGCACCGGCCCCGAGGCGGGCGAGCACCTGGTCTCCCACCCCGCCGTGGCGATGACCTCCTTCACCGGATCGACGGCGGTCGGCAAACGCGTCGCCGCCCTCGCCGCCTCCACCGTCAAGCGCATCCATCTCGAACTCGGCGGCAAGGCACCCTTCGTCGTCTTCGACGACGCCGACCTGGAGGCCGCCGCGCACGGCGCCGTCGCGGGCGCGCTGATCAACACCGGACAGGACTGCACCGCGGCCACCCGCGCGTATGTGCAGCGCCCGCTGTACGAGGCGTTCATCGCCGCGGTCGCCGATCTCATGGCGTCCGTACGGCTCGGCGACCCGTTCGACCCGCACACCGACCTCGGCCCGCTGGTCTCCCACGCCGGGCGCGACCGCGTGGCGGGCTTCGTGGACCGGGCCCGCGGCTACGCCACTATCGTCACCGGCGGTGCCGCCCCGGGCGGCGCACTCGCCAAGGGCGCGTACTACCGGCCCACGCTCATCACCGGCGCGCCCCAGGACAGCGAGATCGTCCAGTCCGAGATCTTCGGCCCGGTCCTGGTCGTCCTCCCCTTCGACGGTGACGACGAGGGCATCGCACTCGCCAACGACACCCCTTACGGTCTCGCCGCCTCCGCCTGGAGCCGCGATGTCTACCGGACGGGCCGCGCCTCCCGGGAGATCCGGGCGGGCTGCGTCTGGATCAACGACCACATCCCGATCATCAGCGAGATGCCGCACGGCGGGATGCGGGCCTCCGGCTTCGGCAAGGACATGTCGGTGTACTCCTTCGAGGAGTACACGCAGGTCAAGCATGTGATGGTCGACAACACCGCGGTGGTCCGCAAGGACTGGCACCGCACGGTCTTCGGGGACCGGCGGACCTGACGGCGGGGGCCGGCGGACCTGAACGCGCGGCCCGCCCCTCCGTGGCCTCGGCCGGCCGCCACCGGCCAACACCCTCGAAAGGCACAGCCCATGGATGCACGGCACGAGCCCGAGAGCCTGTCCCCACCTCAGACGGCCGCGATACGGCGCTCCTTGACCAGCGGCCGTATGGCGGTCACCCGCCGCTCCCTGCTGCGCGCGGGAGGCGCCGGGGCGATCGCCGTCGGCGGGCTCGGGACGCTCAGCGGCTGCGGAATCCCGCCCGCCGGGCGTACCGAGGCGGACAACTCCGCCGATGACCACTCCGCAGAGGAGAAGAAGGTCGTCTTCTCCAACTGGACCGAGTACATGGACGTCGGCAAGGGCAACCGCCACCCGACCCTGGATGAGTTCCAGCGCCGCACCGGCATCACGGTGAAGTACACCGAGGACATCAACGACAACGTCGAGTTCTTCGGCAAGATCAAGCCGCAGCTCGCCGCGGGTCAGGACACCGGCCGCGACCTGATGTGCGTCACCGACTGGCTGGCCGCGCGGATGATCCGGCTCGGCTGGATACAGCCCCTGGACGCCGCCCAGCTGCCCCATGCCTACACCAACCTGGCGAAACCTTTTCGCGCCCCGGACTGGGACCCGGGCCGCGTCCACTCCTACCCGTGGACCGGTATCCCCGCCGTCATCGCGTACAACAAGAAGGCCACCGGCGGCCGTAAGGTCACCTCCGTCTCTCAACTGCTGGACGACCCGAAGCTCAAGGGCCGGGTCGGATTGCTGACCGAGATGCGCGACACCGTCGGGCTGACCCTCCTGGACATGGGCAAGCGCCCCGAGACGGTCACCGCCGACGAGTACGACGCCGCGATCGCCCGCCTCCAGAAGGCCGCCGACCGGGGCCAGGTCCGCCGCTTCACCGGCAACGACTACACCGGCGACCTCACCAAGGGGGATCTCGCCGCCTGTATGGCCTGGGCCGGGGATCTGATCCAGCTCCAGGCGGACAACCCCGAGATCGCGTTCGCCATCCCCGACGCCGGCTATATGACGGCCACGGACAACCTCCTGATCCCGGCCAAGGCGCGCCACAAGAGGAACGCCGAACGGCTCATCGACTACTTCTACGAGCCCGAGGTCGCCGCGAAGATCGCCGCCTACATCAACTACGTCTGCCCGGTCGACGGGGTACGCGACGAACTCGCGAAGATCGACAAGGCGCTGGCGGACAATCCGCTGATCCTCCCGGACGACGAGATGGCCGCCAAGTCCCATGCCTTCCGCTCACTGTCGAGCACGGAAGAGGCGGCATTCGAGGACAAGTTCGCCAAGCTCACCGGCGCCTGACAAGCGAGGAAGCGCACCCCATGACCCAGCCCAGCTCCGGCGGCGACGTCCGGCTCGACCGGATCAGCAAGACCTACGGGTCCTTCACCGCCGTCCACCCGCTCGATCTGCACATACCCGCCGGCTCCTTCTTCGCCCTGCTCGGCGCCTCCGGCTGCGGCAAGACCACCACCCTGCGCATGATCGCGGGCCTGGAGGAACCCACCACCGGCACGGTCCGCCTCGCCGGTAAGGACGTCACCGGCCTCCCGCCCTACAAGCGGCCGGTCAACACGGTCTTCCAGAGCTACGCCCTCTTCCCGCACCTCGACATCTACGAGAACGTCGCCTTCGGACTGCGCCGGCGCGGCATCACATCGGTGCGGAAGCAGGTCGGCGAGATGCTGGAACTGGTCCAGCTCGGTGACTTCGCCCGCCGCAGACCGCAGCAGCTCTCCGGCGGCCAGCAGCAGCGCGTCGCCCTCGCCCGCGCGCTGATCAACCACCCCCAGGTGCTGCTGCTCGACGAGCCGCTGGGCGCGCTCGACCTCAAGCTGCGCCGTCAGATGCAGCTGGAGCTCAAGCGCATCCAGACCGAGGTCGGCATCACCTTCATCCATGTCACCCACGACCAGGAGGAGGCCATGACCATGGCCGACACGGTCGCGGTGATGAACGGCGGCCGGGTCGAACAGCGGGGCGCCCCCGCCGAGCTCTACGAGAACCCCGGCACCACCTTCGTCGCCAACTTCCTGGGCACCTCCAACCTCATCGAGGCCGAGGTCACCGACAAAAGCGGCGGTGACCTCGTCCTCACCGCCCCCGGCGGCAGGCTCTCGCTGCCCGCCGACCGATGTAGCGCCCCCGTCCGCACGGGCGGGAAGCTGCTGGTGGGGGTGCGTCCCGAGAAGATCACCCTCACCCACGCCGAGGACGCCGACACCGTTCCCGAGGGGCGCAACCGGCTCACCGGCCGGATCGCCGACGCCAGCTTCATCGGCGTCTCCACCCAATACGCCGTCACCACCCCCGGCTGCCCCGAACTCGCCGTCTACGAGCAGAACATCGAGCGCGACGCCCGCCTCGTACCCGGAGCCGAGGTCGTCCTGCACTGGAACCCCGCCCACACCTTCGGCCTCGACGCGGCGCAGAACATCGACGCGGGTACGGAGCGGGACGAGGAGGCCCCATGAGCGTGTCCCGGCGCGCCGCGCGGACGCCCCTCCGCGAGAACGCCGTCCGCAAGCGGCTGGTGCCGTACTGGCTGCTGCTCCCCGGCATCCTCTGGCTGCTGGTCTTCTTCGCCGCGCCGCTGGTCTACCAGGCGTCGACCTCCGTCCAGACCGGCTCACTCGAAGAGGGCTTCAAGGTCACCTGGCACTTCTCGACCTACTGGGACGCGCTGAGCGCGTACTACCCGCAGTTCCTGCGCTCGGTGCTGTACGCCGCCACCGCCACCGTGCTGTGCCTGCTGCTCGGCTATCCGCTCGCGTATCTCATCGCCTTCCGGGCGGGCCGCTGGCGCAATCTGCTGATGATCCTGGTCATCGCGCCGTTCTTCACCAGCTTCCTCATCCGCACCCTCGCCTGGAAGACGATCCTGTCCGACGGCGGCCCGGTGGTGGGCGCGCTCGGCTCGCTGCACGTCCTGGACGTCACCGCGCACCTCGGGATCACCGAGGGACAGCGGGTGCTGGCCACACCGCTCGCGGTGGTCTGCGGACTGACGTACAACTTCCTGCCCTTCATGATCCTGCCGCTCTACACCTCCCTGGAGCGCATCGACGGCCGGCTGCACGAGGCCGCCGGGGACCTCTACGCGCGGCCGGTCACCACCTTCCGGAAGGTGACCTTCCCACTGTCCATGCCGGGGGTCGTGGCGGGCACGCTGCTCACCTTCATCCCGGCCGCGGGCGACTACATCAACGCCGAACTGCTGGGCTCCACCGACCAGAAGATGATCGGCAACGTCGTCCAGTCGCAGTTCCTGCGGGTACTGGACTATCCGACGGCCGCGGCGCTGTCCTTCATCCTCATGGCGGCGATCCTCGCGATGGTCACCGTCTACATCCGCACGTCCGGGACGGAGGACCTGGTGTGATGGCCCTGACGCGCTGGATACGACGGAACCTGGTGGTCCTCGCGGGACTCGGCACCCTCGCGTATCTGCTCCTGCCCAACGTCGTCGTCCTGGTCTTCTCCTTCAACAAGCCCAACGGCCGCTTCAACTACGCCTGGCAGCGGTTCTCCACCGACGCCTGGACCCATCCGTGCGGCGTCGCCGACCTGTGCGGCTCGCTCTCCCTGAGCCTGAAGATCGCGGTGTGGGCGACGATCGGCGCGACCGTGCTCGGCACGATGATCGCCTTCGCGCTGGCCCGCTACCGCTTCCGGGCCCGCCCCGCCGTCAACAGCCTGATCTTCCTGCCGATGGCGATGCCCGAGGTCGTCATGGCCGCCTCGCTGGCCACCCTCTTCCTCAACATGGGCGTGGGCTTCGGCTTCTGGACGATCCTCATCGCCCACATCATGTTCTGCCTGAGCTTCGTGGTGACGGCCGTCAAGGCGCGGGTGATGTCCATGGACCCCCGGCTGGAACAGGCCGCCCAGGACCTCTACGCCTCCCCGGCGCAGACCTTTGCGCGCGTCACCCTGCCGATCGCCGCGCCCGGTATCGCCGCGGGCGCGCTGCTGTCCTTCGCGCTCTCCTTCGACGACTTCATCATCACCAACTTCAACGCCGGCTCGACCGTGACCTTCCCCATGTTCGTCTGGGGATCCGCACAGCGCGGTACGCCCGTACAGATCAATGTGATCGGCACGGCGATGTTCGCGGTCGCGGTGGTGTGCGTCCTCGTCGGCCAACTGGTCGGCGCCCGCCGCAAGAGGAGCTGAGAACAGGAGCTGAGAACCATGGCCCCGGACGCCATGACCCGCTCGTCCGGGGGCGCCGACGCCCCCGTCCCGTCCCGTTCGTTCCCTCTGAAGGCCCTGGCCGACGCCGCGTACCGGCCGTACTGGCTGGACGACCCCGGCAGGCCCCGTCCCCGCCCCGCCCTCGTCGGGGACGAGCACTGCGATCTGCTCGTCGTCGGCGGCGGCTACAGCGGACTGTGGACCGCCCTGATCGCCAAGGAGCGCGACCACGGCCGCGAGGTGGTGCTGGTCGAGGGCCAGGAGATCGGCTGGGCCGCCTCCGGACGCAACGGCGGCTTCTGCGCCGCCTCCCTCACCCACGGCCTCGGCAACGGCGCCGCCCGCTGGCCGGAGGAGCTGGCCGAACTCGAACGGCTCGGCCATCGCAACCTCGACGCCATCGAGTCCGCCGTCGACCGCTACGGCATCGACTGCGACTTCGAACGCACCGGCGAGATCGATGTGGCCACCGCACCTCACCAGGTGGCGGAGTTGCGCGAGACCG is a window from the Streptomyces luomodiensis genome containing:
- a CDS encoding DUF4190 domain-containing protein, whose product is MPAPPPPPASPVRPSGSVPPPSAVPPPPPAPTGPGTPSAYPSGPYGPAGHGQPGYGQNGYGQAGYGQNGYGQQAPASYQQAPYGAAAGHPGYGYPGTAYPGSGYPGAAYPAGAYGQGWPGGTYVPNNGHGTAALVLGIIGLILFASVAFGIILGVLAIIFGLLGRAKAARGEANNGGSALAGVILGVVAVVASVAMLFVYVAVSDDDSDNGDDPGYAKAPAAVVLPLADISR
- a CDS encoding NADAR family protein, with the protein product METNGAAESVAADGGPRSVEELVERTARGERVKYLWFWGHRPRPDGSVGSGCFSQWWPSPFTVDGITYATAEHWMMAGKARLFGDAEAERRALGASHPKQAKDAGRAVRGFDEETWRRRRFDLVVEGNVHKFGHHPELRAYLLDTGSRVLVEASPVDRVWGIGLAADDERAADPARWRGLNLLGFALMEARQRLISASGSTTAAGALA
- a CDS encoding ABC transporter permease, encoding MALTRWIRRNLVVLAGLGTLAYLLLPNVVVLVFSFNKPNGRFNYAWQRFSTDAWTHPCGVADLCGSLSLSLKIAVWATIGATVLGTMIAFALARYRFRARPAVNSLIFLPMAMPEVVMAASLATLFLNMGVGFGFWTILIAHIMFCLSFVVTAVKARVMSMDPRLEQAAQDLYASPAQTFARVTLPIAAPGIAAGALLSFALSFDDFIITNFNAGSTVTFPMFVWGSAQRGTPVQINVIGTAMFAVAVVCVLVGQLVGARRKRS
- a CDS encoding DUF4190 domain-containing protein — translated: MSSSTPGPQQGPYDAEANPYATPTPPAQPPQYPAQPPQYPGAGYPAAPPVYPGAAGTPMHMNNGMGTAALVCGIVGLVCGITYFLWVFAIILGILAIIFGAVGKGKVGRGEANNGGSATAGLVCGIIGMVLPAIYLAALDAALDSIF
- a CDS encoding polyamine ABC transporter substrate-binding protein; translated protein: MDARHEPESLSPPQTAAIRRSLTSGRMAVTRRSLLRAGGAGAIAVGGLGTLSGCGIPPAGRTEADNSADDHSAEEKKVVFSNWTEYMDVGKGNRHPTLDEFQRRTGITVKYTEDINDNVEFFGKIKPQLAAGQDTGRDLMCVTDWLAARMIRLGWIQPLDAAQLPHAYTNLAKPFRAPDWDPGRVHSYPWTGIPAVIAYNKKATGGRKVTSVSQLLDDPKLKGRVGLLTEMRDTVGLTLLDMGKRPETVTADEYDAAIARLQKAADRGQVRRFTGNDYTGDLTKGDLAACMAWAGDLIQLQADNPEIAFAIPDAGYMTATDNLLIPAKARHKRNAERLIDYFYEPEVAAKIAAYINYVCPVDGVRDELAKIDKALADNPLILPDDEMAAKSHAFRSLSSTEEAAFEDKFAKLTGA
- a CDS encoding gamma-aminobutyraldehyde dehydrogenase gives rise to the protein MDQRFDVTERFAEGAQYIAGRLCQGGSENTYQVVDPATGERVFDYRLAGPADVDAAVAAAEAAFPVWAGATPGERSDALHRFAAALTARADDLAHAESSQCGKPIKLSTEFDVPGTIDNTAFFAGAARHVEGKAAAEYSGDHTSYVRREPIGVIGSIAPWNYPLQMAAWKVLPAIAAGNTIVLKPAELTPLTSLMFAQAATEAGLPDGVVNVVSGTGPEAGEHLVSHPAVAMTSFTGSTAVGKRVAALAASTVKRIHLELGGKAPFVVFDDADLEAAAHGAVAGALINTGQDCTAATRAYVQRPLYEAFIAAVADLMASVRLGDPFDPHTDLGPLVSHAGRDRVAGFVDRARGYATIVTGGAAPGGALAKGAYYRPTLITGAPQDSEIVQSEIFGPVLVVLPFDGDDEGIALANDTPYGLAASAWSRDVYRTGRASREIRAGCVWINDHIPIISEMPHGGMRASGFGKDMSVYSFEEYTQVKHVMVDNTAVVRKDWHRTVFGDRRT
- a CDS encoding ABC transporter ATP-binding protein codes for the protein MTQPSSGGDVRLDRISKTYGSFTAVHPLDLHIPAGSFFALLGASGCGKTTTLRMIAGLEEPTTGTVRLAGKDVTGLPPYKRPVNTVFQSYALFPHLDIYENVAFGLRRRGITSVRKQVGEMLELVQLGDFARRRPQQLSGGQQQRVALARALINHPQVLLLDEPLGALDLKLRRQMQLELKRIQTEVGITFIHVTHDQEEAMTMADTVAVMNGGRVEQRGAPAELYENPGTTFVANFLGTSNLIEAEVTDKSGGDLVLTAPGGRLSLPADRCSAPVRTGGKLLVGVRPEKITLTHAEDADTVPEGRNRLTGRIADASFIGVSTQYAVTTPGCPELAVYEQNIERDARLVPGAEVVLHWNPAHTFGLDAAQNIDAGTERDEEAP
- a CDS encoding ABC transporter permease; translation: MSVSRRAARTPLRENAVRKRLVPYWLLLPGILWLLVFFAAPLVYQASTSVQTGSLEEGFKVTWHFSTYWDALSAYYPQFLRSVLYAATATVLCLLLGYPLAYLIAFRAGRWRNLLMILVIAPFFTSFLIRTLAWKTILSDGGPVVGALGSLHVLDVTAHLGITEGQRVLATPLAVVCGLTYNFLPFMILPLYTSLERIDGRLHEAAGDLYARPVTTFRKVTFPLSMPGVVAGTLLTFIPAAGDYINAELLGSTDQKMIGNVVQSQFLRVLDYPTAAALSFILMAAILAMVTVYIRTSGTEDLV